From the genome of Brassica oleracea var. oleracea cultivar TO1000 chromosome C4, BOL, whole genome shotgun sequence:
GCTGGTTCTGCATAGAATCAACACTTCTTACAATGGCAATTGCTGCGACAGCGTTTTCATTCTACCGACACGGTACCATGGAAAAAGCGAGGAAGATGTTCCACGCCAGTCTTCTCTTCCTTCCAGTGTTCATGTCTGGTCTGCTTATACACCGTGTCTATGATGATAACCAGCAACCAGTCCTAGAAGTAGCCGGTTTATCAAACTCTGCATCAAGTGAAGTAATACAAACTCAAAGGAGAAAGAAACGTGCTGCTCAGGCTCCAGTGGCTTATGCTTCTGCCGCACCGTTTCCTTTCCTCCCAGCTCCTTCCTTCTATTCTCCATAAAAAGCAAAGCTTTTGAAGAGTAATACACATTTTTTTTTTCAACGACAGTTATAGAATTATTCTGATACTGTTTTGAGTATAATCTTTGGGTAATAAGGAAGTGAAGAACGCATACTACCAGTTTTATGTATTTTTTGGATCCACAATATATATTTTATTTTGTTTGAAGTTTATTTTTCTTGATCCACAATATACCGGCTATGGTAAATATAATATAACATAGATTAAAAAAATATTTAATTTTATATATTTTTAAATAAATACATCATTAATTATTCGGATAATTTGACTAATAATAAAATATATTGCCAAATATAATAACATACTTTCTTCGTTTCAATTTTTTTTTAAAAAAAATTGTTTCTAAAAAAATTATATGACATTTTCAATGTATGTAATAATGACAAATTGTAAATTTCAAAGATATTAATTGTGTTTAATAAATTTTGATTGGTTAAAAATATAGGAAATATCTAAACATGAAAAATAACGTATTTATCGTACGTGTTTTTTTAATAAGTGTGAAAATTTTACAATATACATTATTTTGAAACGGAGAGAGTAATAATTAAAAAAAATTACACTAAAATTGAAAATTTCCTCTAATTTGCAACCTATAATTATTTCTAAAAATCGGAAGGAATATTGGAAAAATTGGTTCACTTTAATACCAAAAAGGAAAGCATTCATTTCATACTCGTATCGGCTTTTGGTTTTGGGAATTAAAATTCGAAAACCGATGATTTGAAAAGTTAAGCGACTAAACCGGGTTGGTTAAATGTTTCGACGGCTACAATCAGGAAGACAGTGACCTAGTTGGTGATTGGAGGCTGAGAATCGATGGCGACGAGGCTGAAATCGATGGCGACTTTGCCAAAACTGATTCAAAGCATGAGAAACGAAGCTCCTAAGCATTCGAACCCTGTTTTGCCATCTCTGAGACGAGCTTTCTCCCTCTACGACCAGATCAATCTCATTGACAATGTCCCCGAAGACCAGCTCCGCTTCCAAGAGTAATCTATCCCAATTCGAAAGCATCTCCCTTTTTGGGTTTCTCAGTGAATGATCTTGTGTTGGTTTGGTTTGTGTAGGTTTAATGAGACGAGCTTCACGGTGAATGGAGTCAAATACGAAGGTAGCTTGCTCTGTGTTGGGAACTTGCTCATGTCTTGGACCCCTCGTCAATTCTCCGACATCACCCCTGATAGGTAGGCAAAAGGTTGAGACTTTAAGCTATGTAGATACCTGGTCGTTGGTTTCTCTGTCTTGGAGTCTAACCAAATGTTATGTCACAACCTGATGTTGCTTTTTTTTTTAACTGTTTTGAGTGAACGTTATGTGCTTTTGATGTTCATTTTCATCAAAGTGGTTTGAAAGGTCGATTTTGATGTGTTTGATCAAACGTTTGGTTTAGTATATGTTTAATTGAGAGGTTGTGGTATATGTTTGATAAGCAAGTGGCTTAACGTCTCTACATTTCTTTTTTCATGGATGCAGCTTGTCTATCTTCCAGACGGTTCGACCCATTCCAGGTGATAATACATCAAATACTATTTGTTTCTCGGTCAATTTGTACAACAAAGAAACTGAATGATACATATGAAAAATGTAGTCGCATTGCCATTGGTTAATCAACTAGATTTTTGCATATTAGCATCAACGTCAGGACTTATTATATATGTATTCTGTTGAGCTGTGTTTTTTTTTTTTTTTCATTTCAGAGCTCTTAATTGTTGGTTGTGGAAGAAACATTCACCCGGTAACTCCCGAGCTC
Proteins encoded in this window:
- the LOC106339681 gene encoding uncharacterized protein LOC106339681 — encoded protein: MATRLKSMATLPKLIQSMRNEAPKHSNPVLPSLRRAFSLYDQINLIDNVPEDQLRFQEFNETSFTVNGVKYEGSLLCVGNLLMSWTPRQFSDITPDSLSIFQTVRPIPELLIVGCGRNIHPVTPELRQFVKSIGMKLETVDSRNAASTYNILNEEGRVVAAALLPYGVTS